One region of Primulina tabacum isolate GXHZ01 chromosome 1, ASM2559414v2, whole genome shotgun sequence genomic DNA includes:
- the LOC142537189 gene encoding uncharacterized protein LOC142537189 isoform X1: MMNPPVDDNELEPEKLEEEKEGGPFVHCDLYDTDIVYKIAQELLPGLASACIDNTTGGLLKSPASVAVDIRREMVDYLIQRSENYLAESALEGGLNEEISENPYDILSDLIDDFSSSKRNFFSRVSGWLLSEKREDWIDDLVQEMEINGFWLLNRRESVAQTLLKNVDYKNKYHCGKSFKSVDDQEVHKLHCSFRTMTCTNEGCNSRFSAAQIGHHDSTCPFKILPCEQNCSDRIMRRQMDRHCITICPMKLVKCPFYSVGCHSTIPQCTIDQHRSEGLHSHVLYILQALHGEGLAETLKERAEDVVKLSSPEQLASARDARALTISVKDLDSKFGPLKV; the protein is encoded by the exons ATGATGAATCCACCTGTTGATGACAATGAGTTAGAACCAGAgaaacttgaagaagaaaaggagGGAGGTCCCTTTGTTCACTGTGATCTTTATGATACCGATATAGTTTATAAGATAGCGCAGGAATTGCTTCCTGGATTGGCCTCAGCATGTATTGACAACACAACTGGTGGCCTCTTAAAAAGCCCAGCTTCAGTGGCTGTCGATATAAGAAGAGAAATGGTGGATTATCTTATCCAGCGAAGCGAAAATTACTTGGCCGAGTCTGCCCTAGAAGGTGGTTTGAATGAAGAAATATCTGAAAACCCATATGATATTCTCTCTGATTTGATTGACGATTTTTCAAGTTCTAAAAGGAACTTTTTCAGCAGAGTTTCAGGATGGCTACTGAGTGAAAAAAGAGAAGATTGGATAGATGATCTAGTGCAAGAGATGGAAATAAATGGTTTTTGGTTGTTGAATAGGAGAGAATCGGTTGCGCAGACTCTCTTGAAGAATGTTGATTACAAAAACAAATATCACTGTGGAAAGAGCTTTAAATCTGTGGATGATCAAGAAGTGCATAAATTGCACTGCAGTTTTAGGACTATGACCTGCACAAATGAAGGGTGCAATTCTAGATTTAGTGCAGCTCAGATAGGCCATCATGATTCCACCTGTCCTTTTAAAATACTTCCGTGTGAGCAAAACTGCTCTGACAGGATCATGAGGCGTCAGATGGACCGGCATTGTATTACCATATGTCCCATGAAACTTGTGAAATGTCCTTTTTATTCAGTAGGATGCCATTCTACTATTCCTCAATGCACTATCGACCAACATCGATCTGAGGGTCTCCATTCTCACGTGCTTTACATTCTTCAAGCTCTTCATGGTGAAGGATTGGCGGAGACTTTGAAGGAAAGGGCAGAAGATGTGGTAAAG CTATCATCTCCTGAACAACTAGCATCAGCTCGTGATGCAAGAGCTTTAACAATTTCTGTCAAAGATCTTGATTCAAAGTTCGGGCCTTTAAAAGTTTAA
- the LOC142537189 gene encoding uncharacterized protein LOC142537189 isoform X2, producing the protein MVDYLIQRSENYLAESALEGGLNEEISENPYDILSDLIDDFSSSKRNFFSRVSGWLLSEKREDWIDDLVQEMEINGFWLLNRRESVAQTLLKNVDYKNKYHCGKSFKSVDDQEVHKLHCSFRTMTCTNEGCNSRFSAAQIGHHDSTCPFKILPCEQNCSDRIMRRQMDRHCITICPMKLVKCPFYSVGCHSTIPQCTIDQHRSEGLHSHVLYILQALHGEGLAETLKERAEDVVKLSSPEQLASARDARALTISVKDLDSKFGPLKV; encoded by the exons ATGGTGGATTATCTTATCCAGCGAAGCGAAAATTACTTGGCCGAGTCTGCCCTAGAAGGTGGTTTGAATGAAGAAATATCTGAAAACCCATATGATATTCTCTCTGATTTGATTGACGATTTTTCAAGTTCTAAAAGGAACTTTTTCAGCAGAGTTTCAGGATGGCTACTGAGTGAAAAAAGAGAAGATTGGATAGATGATCTAGTGCAAGAGATGGAAATAAATGGTTTTTGGTTGTTGAATAGGAGAGAATCGGTTGCGCAGACTCTCTTGAAGAATGTTGATTACAAAAACAAATATCACTGTGGAAAGAGCTTTAAATCTGTGGATGATCAAGAAGTGCATAAATTGCACTGCAGTTTTAGGACTATGACCTGCACAAATGAAGGGTGCAATTCTAGATTTAGTGCAGCTCAGATAGGCCATCATGATTCCACCTGTCCTTTTAAAATACTTCCGTGTGAGCAAAACTGCTCTGACAGGATCATGAGGCGTCAGATGGACCGGCATTGTATTACCATATGTCCCATGAAACTTGTGAAATGTCCTTTTTATTCAGTAGGATGCCATTCTACTATTCCTCAATGCACTATCGACCAACATCGATCTGAGGGTCTCCATTCTCACGTGCTTTACATTCTTCAAGCTCTTCATGGTGAAGGATTGGCGGAGACTTTGAAGGAAAGGGCAGAAGATGTGGTAAAG CTATCATCTCCTGAACAACTAGCATCAGCTCGTGATGCAAGAGCTTTAACAATTTCTGTCAAAGATCTTGATTCAAAGTTCGGGCCTTTAAAAGTTTAA
- the LOC142537207 gene encoding leucine aminopeptidase-like: MAPIDPHSYTDSTHPLTTHISLSFYFDFPSSTIVSSALFSLSATHSGPFALDTRCLSISAVLDPQTLAALPFSVHPASPDAVLGQSLIVTLANHSQFLVISKTSPSSTALQWLSPPQTFNKAFPFVYTQCQSIHARSIFPCQDTPAARIRYSAKLNIPHYLSAVMAAKHVGRRNPIAGECLGVCDDSIWCGDGRIVEKFVMEQSVPPYLFAFAVGELGFREMGPRTRVYSESVPGVLDSAAREFAGTEEMIKVGEGLFGPYEWERFDLLVLPPSFPYGGMENPRMVFLTPTVIKGDATGAQVVAHELAHSWTGNLITNKSNDHFWLNEGFTTYAERRIVEAVQGKERAVLNIGIGWRGLVEEMDRFKDNMEFTKLKTNQEGVDPDNVYSQVPYEKGFQFLWRIERQIGRPAFDEFLQKYIATFKFQSIDTDTFLDFLKVNIPGIEDHIDLKVWTEGTGIPPDAMEPASDIYKKIVFLANEFKLGRMPNEDEVADWGGQEWELYLENLPKSVEASQVSALDARYRLSESKDYEVKVAFLQLAILSRCSNYYGEAEKTLKEVGRMKYLRPLYTALVQGPGKEEEKIFAKRVFSEARACYHPIAQSVVEAILAKHM, from the exons ATGGCACCCATAGATCCACACTCTTACACAGACTCCACTCACCCACTGACGACCCACATCTCACTCTCCTTCTACTTCGACTTCCCTTCTTCCACCATCGTCTCCTCCGCTCTCTTCTCCCTTTCCGCCACTCACTCCGGCCCCTTCGCTCTAGACACACGTTGCCTCTCCATCTCCGCCGTTCTTGATCCCCAAACCCTCGCCGCTCTCCCGTTCTCCGTCCACCCTGCATCGCCCGACGCCGTTTTGGGGCAATCGTTGATTGTGACGCTTGCGAACCACTCCCAATTCTTGGTCATCTCGAAAACGTCTCCTTCCTCCACGGCTCTTCAGTGGCTTTCCCCTCCACAGACGTTTAACAAGGCCTTTCCTTTTGTATACACCCAATGCCAGTCCATTCACGCCAGATCCATTTTCCCCTGCCAAGATACGCCGGCTGCCCGGATCAGATATTCCGCGAAACTGAACATCCCCCATTATTTGTCGGCTGTGATGGCTGCGAAGCATGTCGGCAGGAGGAACCCGATTGCGGGGGAGTGTCTGGGAGTGTGTGATGATTCAATATGGTGTGGGGATGGGAGGATCGTCGAAAAGTTTGTGATGGAGCAGTCAGTGCCCCCTTACCTGTTTGCATTTGCAGTTGGAGAGTTGGGTTTTCGGGAGATGGGACCGAGGACTAGGGTGTATTCTGAGTCTGTCCCGGGTGTTTTGGATTCGGCAGCCAGGGAATTTGCTGGCACAGAGGAGATGATTAAGGTAGGAGAGGGATTGTTTGGGCCTTATGAATGGGAGAGGTTTGATTTGTTGGTTTTGCCTCCTAGTTTTCCATATGGAGGTATGGAGAATCCAAGGATGGTGTTTTTGACTCCCACCGTGATTAAAGGTGATGCTACGGGCGCCCAAGTTGTGGCTCATGAGCTTGCTCATAGCTGGACTGGGAATTTGATTACCAACAAGTCTAATGATCACTTTTGGTTGAATGAG GGTTTCACAACATATGCAGAGCGGCGAATAGTTGAGGCTGTGCAAGGAAAGGAGAGGGCTGTTCTGAATATTGGGATTGGATGGAGAGGGCTTGTTGAGGAAATGGACAGGTTTAAGGACAACATGGAATTCACAAAACTGAAAACTAATCAGGAAGGAGTGGACCCTGATAATGTATATTCTCAAGTTCCCTATGAGAAAGGATTCCAGTTTCTGTGGCGCATTGAGAGACAA ATTGGAAGGCCTGCTTTTGACGAGTTCTTGCAAAAGTATATCGCAACCTTCAAGTTCCAATCTATCGACACCGATACATTTCTTGATTTCCTCAAAGTGAACATTCCTGGTATAGAAGATCATATTGATTTAAAAGTATGGACTGAGGGCACTGGCATACCTCCAGATGCAATGGAGCCTGCTTCCGACATCTACAAAAAGATTGTGTTTCTGGCAAATGAGTTTAAGTTAGGTAGGATGCCAAATGAAGATGAAGTTGCTGATTGGGGTGGACAAGAATGGGAGCTTTACCTCGAAAATTTGCCGAAATCTGTAGAAGCTTCACAG GTGTCGGCTTTGGATGCACGCTACAGGCTCTCTGAATCGAAAGATTACGAGGTCAAGGTAGCATTTCTCCAGCTTGCCATTTTGTCTAGGTGCAGTAATTACTACGGCGAGGCCGAGAAAACACTTAAAGAAGTTGGAAGGATGAAGTATCTGCGGCCACTGTATACCGCACTCGTCCAAGGTCCTGGAAAAGAAGAAGAGAAGATATTTGCGAAGAGGGTGTTCTCAGAAGCACGTGCTTGTTATCACCCCATAGCTCAGAGTGTTGTGGAGGCAATTTTGGCCAAACACATGTAA
- the LOC142537218 gene encoding disease resistance protein RGA2-like: MAEALVSAIMQTVIGNLNKASLRGVGLLWDLEDDLRRLESVFSTIQLVIQDAEVKQRNNLVLQNWLLKLKDVAYDADDVLDLIATKGLRRRFNSERGKHGHLTSFFSKRNPLLFRVEIARKVRDIRGRLNDIADERHKFELREGVMNNQVGVVESRQTSSLVNESEIFGRDEERETLVQKLLHDMADQDDLSVCAMWGMGGIGKTTLAQLVYNDERVEKHFEQRIWVCVSEDFSLQRLVKAILESVQGGGCSVTELDPLLRLLQEKLRGKKFLLVMDDVWNDDQSLWDPLKEALRCGSKGSGVLVTTRNEKISRMMATAEIMSHRIGYLSDADSWSLFKRRAFACRTEDENLVRIGEEIVKKCGGVPLAIKALGSLMRFKSHESEWLAVKESETWNLPDHGNDIFPVLMLSYDNLSPQMRQCFSYCCVFPKDYWMDKDELIQLWMASGFLHEEGQKDLYLIGQSIFEELVRRSFLQDAEKHQIGKMRCKMHDLMHDLAESIMRRETYRMVDENVQKIPPRVRHLSCDSWSLQMIKEKRDKLRLLSVDTVHSLIQMNLYADDVKHRGFLLSFISNQQHLRVLEFCGIMNFRNFVDKWEHLRFLSMSCIELRTLPESVTRLHNLQTLKLTSTHDLRKLPEGLKHMKNLWFVEIDRPDSLICTPPGLGELTSLQRLSIFIVGEDSAHQIIQLKELNLGGKLSIRGLENVRNLEDVKAANMITKRNLASLNLSWARGANKISMEHFEATLENIQPHPNLEQICISSYQGSRFPNWMSAPAFHNLSEITLERCEKCEHLPHLGKLPALKVLKLVGLDSVRRLGTEWCGDGKSSFVALTQLRLLEMLDLEEWIIPNSHESFIRLQYLEIKRCPKLIRLPFLPVLKDFHIHTNPAILGSMIATSIESLRLMDDADELSLLPGGLVGAQKNLKKLQIHECPNLRRLSIMLDGLYGPKKLSFLSCTKLEYPPEGLKFLNSLEELDFFGCDSLRLFPAAILENMPSLRSLTFERCEKVDPLSGPLQGVVSSLHELAIIGCPELKCLPESIQQLSALRKLRIEYCSGLCSLPDWIGNLQSLSTFTLTGCRNLTSLPDSFGNLKSLSVLDIRYCSPVLAKEMREIKG; the protein is encoded by the coding sequence ATGGCAGAAGCACTTGTTTCGGCGATTATGCAAACAGTAATTGGAAACTTGAACAAAGCATCGCTGCGAGGTGTTGGGCTCCTTTGGGACTTAGAGGATGATCTCAGGAGACTTGAAAGTGTATTTAGCACAATCCAACTTGTGATCCAAGATGCCGAAGTCAAGCAAAGAAACAATTTGGTGCTGCAGAATTGGTTGCTAAAGCTCAAGGATGTTGCCTATGATGCTGATGACGTGCTGGACTTGATCGCTACCAAGGGCCTCAGACGGAGATTTAATTCCGAAAGAGGTAAGCACGGACATCTAACTTCGTTTTTCTCGAAAAGAAACCCGTTGTTATTTCGTGTTGAAATAGCAAGAAAAGTGAGAGATATAAGGGGAAGATTAAATGATATAGCGGATGAGAGACATAAGTTCGAGTTGAGGGAGGGTGTTATGAACAATCAAGTTGGAGTTGTAGAGAGCCGACAGACCAGTTCATTGGTGAACGAATCGGAGATTTTCGGAAGAGATGAGGAGAGGGAAACGTTAGTCCAGAAACTGCTCCATGACATGGCTGATCAAGATGATCTTTCTGTCTGTGCTATGTGGGGAATGGGAGGAATCGGTAAAACGACGCTCGCCCAACTGGTCTATAATGATGAAAGGGTGGAGAAGCATTTTGAGCAGCGAATCTGGGTCTGTGTCTCGGAAGATTTCAGCTTGCAGAGGCTGGTTAAAGCAATTTTAGAATCTGTACAAGGAGGTGGATGTAGTGTCACAGAGTTGGATCCATTGCTGCGTCTTCTTCAAGAAAAGTTGAGGGGCAAGAAGTTTTTACTAGTTATGGACGATGTTTGGAATGACGACCAAAGTCTGTGGGATCCTCTTAAAGAAGCGTTAAGATGTGGGTCAAAAGGCAGTGGGGTACTTGTGACAACTCGAAATGAAAAAATTTCTCGAATGATGGCTACAGCTGAAATCATGTCACACCGAATTGGCTATTTATCAGATGCCGATTCTTGGTCTTTATTCAAGAGAAGAGCATTTGCATGTAGAACAGAAGACGAAAACCTAGTCAGAATTGGTGAGGAGATAGTGAAGAAATGTGGCGGTGTGCCTTTGGCGATAAAGGCTCTAGGGAGCTTGATGCGATTTAAAAGCCACGAAAGCGAATGGTTGGCAGTTAAAGAAAGCGAAACATGGAATCTACCGGATCATGGAAACGACATCTTTCCTGTATTGATGTTGAGTTATGACAATTTATCTCCACAAATGAGGCAATGTTTCTCTTATTGTTGCGTATTTCCCAAGGATTATTGGATGGATAAAGACGAGCTAATACAACTATGGATGGCAAGCGGCTTCCTTCACGAAGAAGGCCAAAAGGACTTGTATCTCATTGGCCAATCGATCTTTGAAGAACTGGTTCGGAGATCATTTTTGCAAGATGCCGAGAAACACCAGATAGGGAAAATGAGATGTAAAATGCATGATTTAATGCATGACTTGGCAGAATCGATCATGAGACGAGAAACTTATAGGATGGTGGATGAGAATGTGCAGAAAATTCCACCTAGAGTTCGTCACTTGTCATGTGATTCGTGGTCACTTCAGATGATTAAAGAGAAAAGGGATAAGCTCCGACTACTGAGCGTGGATACTGTGCACTCGCTTATTCAGATGAATCTTTATGCTGATGATGTTAAACATAGAGGATTTTTGTTATCCTTTATCTCAAACCAACAACATTTAAGAGTGTTGGAATTTTGCGGGATAATGAATTTTCGGAATTTTGTTGACAAATGGGAACATCTTAGGTTCCTTTCAATGTCATGCATTGAGCTCAGGACGCTGCCGGAATCCGTTACTCGTCTCCACAACCTTCAGACCTTGAAACTTACATCTACACACGATCTTCGCAAGTTGCCTGAAGGTTTGAAACACATGAAAAATCTTTGGTTTGTGGAAATTGATAGGCCTGATTCACTTATCTGCACGCCACCTGGACTTGGAGAATTAACTTCCCTGCAAAGACTAAGCATTTTCATCGTGGGTGAAGACTCGGCACACCAAATCATCCAGCTGAAGGAATTAAATCTTGGAGGGAAGTTGAGCATAAGAGGACTTGAAAATGTGAGAAACCTAGAAGACGTCAAAGCCGCCAACATGATTACGAAGCGGAATCTGGCATCTTTGAATTTATCGTGGGCAAGAGGAGCAAACAAGATCTCCATGGAACATTTCGAAGCGACTCTAGAGAATATCCAACCACATCCTAATCTAGAGCAGATCTGCATTTCGTCATATCAAGGTTCGAGGTTCCCAAATTGGATGTCTGCTCCAGCGTTTCATAATCTAAGTGAAATCACTTTGGAAAGATGTGAAAAATGTGAACACCTTCCACACCTCGGGAAACTTCCAGCTCTGAAGGTTCTTAAACTTGTTGGATTGGATTCCGTAAGAAGACTGGGTACTGAATGGTGTGGCGATGGAAAAAGTTCATTTGTTGCATTGACACAGCTCCGGTTATTGGAAATGCTGGACTTGGAGGAATGGATTATACCAAATTCACATGAGAGTTTTATTCGCTTACAATATCTAGAGATAAAGAGATGCCCCAAATTGATCAGACTGCCTTTTCTACCAGTTCTTAAAGATTTCCATATACACACCAACCCAGCAATCCTTGGATCCATGATTGCTACTTCAATCGAATCACTTCGCTTAATGGACGATGCCGATGAACTTAGTCTCCTTCCAGGAGGTTTAGTTGGTGCTCAAAAGAATCTAAAGAAATTGCAGATTCACGAGTGTCCTAATCTCAGGAGGCTATCAATCATGTTGGATGGACTATATGGTCCGAAGAagttgagttttctttcctgcacaAAACTTGAATATCCACCGGAAGGACTCAAGTTTCTCAATTCTCTGGAGGAATTAGATTTCTTTGGCTGCGATAGCCTTAGATTATTTCCGGCAGCTATTTTGGAAAATATGCCTTCCCTGAGATCCTTAACGTTTGAACGTTGCGAGAAAGTGGATCCATTATCAGGGCCGCTACAGGGAGTGGTCAGTAGCCTCCATGAATTGGCGATAATTGGTTGTCCAGAGCTCAAATGTTTGCCAGAGAGCATTCAACAATTGAGTGCCCTTAGAAAGTTGAGGATAGAGTATTGTTCTGGATTATGTTCCTTGCCTGACTGGATCGGGAATCTTCAGTCATTGTCAACATTTACTCTTACGGGTTGTAGAAATTTGACGTCATTGCCAGATAGTTTCGGGAATCTAAAATCACTATCGGTACTTGATATAAGATATTGCAGTCCAGTTTTGGCGAAAGAGATGCGAGAGATCAAAGGGTGA